ATAGGCAAGTGAAATTTGGTTTTTAAGCAAGACAAAGAATATGAGCATAACACTAACGTAAATGCTCATAAAAATTCCACCCTTATAATAGTAAAGGTGCCTAACTTTAGCCACCTCATCTTCTATACTAAGAGCGAAAGAATTTGGGTATAAATTCTCTATCTTTAAAGCTACTTCACTGATTTCATCGGTGTTTGGCACCTCAACATAGAGCTTTGTATACTCTTCATCTTTTAAATTTAAGATAGCCCTTAGCGTATTTGGATGCAAAAATATAGCGTTATTTGAGATTAAACCACTTTGTGCCGGCATGGTCTTTAATATCTTTACTGGTATCATGCGCTCTTCAGTTAGAAAATTAAAGCTCTCATCGTAGTAAAGCTCATTCATCGCTGCCTTGACACCTTCTCCGACGATCATCTCATCTTCTTTTAAGCTATCATCTTCATATAGATGAAACCAAACACGCTTTTGAACAAAGTAGTACTCTCCATCAACCACGCCCCTAACGTCAGCCACGCCATCAATCTTCGAGATATCGTAGATATAGCCAGGATGCATTAGATCATTTTTGCCAGCACGAAATGCGCTCACTACGATACTTGATCTATCTTTTACTAAATTTATAAGATCATGTTGGATCGATCCAGAGATGAAAAGCACCGAGCTTAGCACAAAAATAATGAGTGCAAAGAGGCAGAAGCTAAAAAGGTGATCCTTCCTATCTTTAAAAAGCAGAACCACAGCATAGTTTATAAAATTTTTACCTATCATAGACAAAGCCTTTTTGCCCCTTTTGG
This is a stretch of genomic DNA from Campylobacter concisus. It encodes these proteins:
- a CDS encoding ABC transporter permease — its product is MIGKNFINYAVVLLFKDRKDHLFSFCLFALIIFVLSSVLFISGSIQHDLINLVKDRSSIVVSAFRAGKNDLMHPGYIYDISKIDGVADVRGVVDGEYYFVQKRVWFHLYEDDSLKEDEMIVGEGVKAAMNELYYDESFNFLTEERMIPVKILKTMPAQSGLISNNAIFLHPNTLRAILNLKDEEYTKLYVEVPNTDEISEVALKIENLYPNSFALSIEDEVAKVRHLYYYKGGIFMSIYVSVMLIFFVLLKNQISLAYGSKKREIAILRSIGFCIKDIIFLKFIQNFIVSVSAFLLGVMLAYLFVFVLNAPLLKGIFLGDELLNFTNFTPILEFDKLFLIFVFGVIPFLAFVLIPSWRVASSDINEGLK